Proteins from one Juglans microcarpa x Juglans regia isolate MS1-56 chromosome 6S, Jm3101_v1.0, whole genome shotgun sequence genomic window:
- the LOC121237059 gene encoding tobamovirus multiplication protein 2A-like yields MACKGCLECLLKLLNFLLSLVGLAMVGYGIYLLVEYKRSTSNTLVASDVRGDESLILFGRPLIMGVSLSSSIFDDLPKAWFIYLFIAIGVILFVISCFGCIGAVTRNGCCLTCYSVLVILLILVELGCAAFIFFDKSWEEEIPTDSTGDFNLIYDFLKEQWKIVKWVALGAVVLEALIFLLALVVRAANRPVEYDSDDELIAPRQQIRQPLINRPPVPAVGVPVSSALDQRPGRSDAWSARMREKYGLDTSEFTYNPSESHRFQQVATQPAEERSRCSIM; encoded by the exons ATGGCATGCAAAGGGTGCTTGGAGTGCCTATTGAAGCTTCTTAACTTCTTGCTGAGCCTTGTGGGTCTGGCCATGGTTGGCTATGGGATTTACTTGCTGGTTGAGTACAAAAGATCTACCAGTAACACCCTTGTGGCCTCAGATGTGAGAGGCGATGAAAGCTTGATACTGTTCGGCCGACCACTAATCATGGGTGTTTCTCTGTCGAGTAGTATTTTCGATGACCTGCCGAAAGCTTG GttcatatacttatttattgCTATAGGAGTTATTCTCTTTGTCATATCTTGTTTTGGTTGTATCGGAGCTGTGACACGGAATGGATGCTGCTTGACTTGT TACTCAGTATTGGTGATCCTGTTGATCTTGGTAGAGCTGGGATGTGCAGCCTTCATATTTTTTGACAAAAGCTGGGAAGAA GAAATTCCAACAGACAGCACTGGAGATTTTAACTTGATATATGACTTCCTGAAAGAGCAATGGAAAATTGTAAAATGGGTTGCTCTTGGAGCTGTTGTTTTGGAG GCACTTATATTCTTGTTAGCGCTCGTGGTCAGGGCAGCAAACAGACCAGTAGAATATGACAGTGATGATGAGCTCATTGCCCCACGGCAACAGATTAGGCAGCCATTGATCAATAGGCCACCAGTTCCAGCTGTGGGTGTACCTGTTTCCAGTGCCCTTGACCAGCGTCCGGGAAGAAGTGATGCTTGGAGTGCACGCATGAGAGAAAAG TATGGACTGGATACCTCCGAGTTTACCTACAACCCATCCGAGTCACACAGGTTCCAGCAAGTTGCCACGCAGCCAGCCGAAGAAAGGAGCCGTTGCAGCATCATGTAG